From one Deltaproteobacteria bacterium genomic stretch:
- a CDS encoding tannase/feruloyl esterase family alpha/beta hydrolase — MRYKTNSSIRISLAGVFCLAELMTNPVVASESTARLAASCVATAAPQGVTFEGTPTWRTGDGLPPHCEVRGFAASKIRFVIRLPAEWKERLLLAGCGGFCGELLADKSGRSNSINASLRRGYAAISHDGGHQGASWDTDWASDSEALEIWAHKLLPIMTNVGIAIAESVYGTAPRYKYFSGCSNGGRLGMMAAQRYPGLFDGIAAGASIFDLSGTAGLWGAWMTRQTLVDGKPVIAPERWALVHRKILQRCDALDGQRDERIDAPRDCKIDFANFTMGDDPLTVAEVEALRALYGGVRDTRGKVIYPTLEFGAEFFADIWLGGAPDRPAWGVLASQGYRQMLAASLGMADAALAGKTAGATSASAEVEAVQAMIARSPVPAITDAVDTDLQAHARSGSKLLLYHGLADPLIIPQPLEAYYADAAEQAGGLAALREHTRLFMIPGWGHCWERPVSAGDDFDPLAAVEGWVERGEAPNSLPLRLRDGQRILQVPMR; from the coding sequence ATGAGATACAAAACCAACAGCTCGATCCGAATCAGCCTCGCAGGTGTGTTTTGTCTCGCCGAACTGATGACAAACCCCGTCGTCGCCAGCGAGTCAACAGCCCGCTTGGCAGCGTCCTGCGTCGCGACTGCCGCGCCGCAGGGCGTGACTTTTGAGGGCACACCGACATGGCGTACCGGGGATGGTCTGCCGCCCCACTGTGAGGTACGCGGGTTTGCGGCCAGCAAAATCCGCTTCGTGATACGCCTGCCCGCAGAGTGGAAGGAACGACTCCTGCTGGCCGGCTGTGGCGGGTTCTGCGGCGAGTTGCTGGCTGACAAGTCGGGGCGTAGCAATTCGATCAACGCATCCTTGCGCCGTGGCTACGCCGCCATCAGTCATGATGGCGGACATCAAGGGGCCTCTTGGGACACGGACTGGGCGAGTGACAGCGAGGCGCTTGAGATCTGGGCGCACAAACTATTGCCCATCATGACGAACGTCGGCATCGCCATCGCCGAGTCGGTCTATGGCACTGCGCCCCGCTACAAGTATTTCTCAGGATGCTCGAACGGCGGGCGTCTCGGCATGATGGCTGCGCAGCGCTACCCCGGACTCTTCGACGGTATCGCCGCCGGCGCCAGTATCTTCGATCTGAGCGGCACCGCCGGGCTTTGGGGTGCGTGGATGACCCGACAGACGCTTGTCGATGGCAAACCCGTCATCGCACCCGAGCGCTGGGCATTGGTACACCGCAAGATCCTGCAGCGCTGCGACGCACTCGATGGACAGCGCGATGAGCGAATCGACGCGCCTCGTGACTGCAAGATCGATTTTGCAAACTTCACGATGGGCGATGATCCTTTGACCGTCGCCGAGGTAGAGGCGCTACGCGCGCTCTATGGCGGGGTACGCGACACCCGCGGCAAGGTCATCTATCCCACACTCGAGTTTGGCGCGGAATTCTTTGCTGATATTTGGCTCGGCGGGGCGCCCGATCGCCCGGCTTGGGGCGTGCTGGCCTCGCAGGGATATCGTCAAATGCTCGCGGCCAGTCTGGGCATGGCCGACGCCGCCCTCGCCGGCAAGACCGCGGGGGCGACGAGTGCGTCCGCTGAAGTCGAGGCCGTGCAAGCGATGATCGCGCGCTCGCCGGTGCCCGCAATCACCGATGCAGTCGATACCGACCTGCAGGCACACGCCCGCTCTGGCAGCAAGCTGCTGCTCTATCACGGCCTCGCCGATCCGCTGATCATCCCGCAACCGCTCGAGGCGTATTACGCCGATGCGGCCGAGCAAGCGGGCGGCCTGGCTGCGCTGCGCGAACACACGCGGCTCTTCATGATCCCGGGCTGGGGTCATTGCTGGGAACGGCCGGTGAGCGCGGGCGATGACTTCGATCCGCTCGCCGCGGTAGAAGGCTGGGTCGAGCGGGGCGAAGCGCCGAACTCCCTGCCCCTGCGGCTACGTGATGGGCAGCGTATCTTGCAGGTGCCGATGCGCTGA